The candidate division WOR-3 bacterium genome includes a window with the following:
- a CDS encoding CDP-glycerol glycerophosphotransferase family protein, producing MTKILFKIGYAYHKAAFDPVIDLMVDDDKYDVFFTLDMERIRKFFLFDVPYQQPIIDEWEKKGYRFTKNTRGFDVVITGDTLKNAADYGKTMLCFLNHGTGIKNILYRELAKVPDHRYQIFVEGPHRVESLQKSGRLGKNEVHIVGLPKLDYYFQGMFSDRTGILSDLGLDPSKKTVVYAPTYKPTSLYDLKDDIFEQTKDYNLIIKLHPYSWMGKYAPHNQHRIYERKMKKYSHAVLLPFESYSIVPYYSVADTLIGEASSTVFDFLALGKFGIVYDLPCDKLNHSDGEPLLEIDNREFLKGAFVHVKSGKDLSIAVERALNPTPDMVRKADEYRQTLFYKLDGNASKRFVQKMEELLKEGGHENNPNEALVN from the coding sequence ATGACAAAAATTCTTTTCAAGATTGGCTACGCCTATCACAAAGCGGCTTTTGATCCTGTCATAGACCTCATGGTGGATGACGACAAATATGATGTCTTTTTCACCCTCGACATGGAAAGAATCAGAAAGTTTTTTCTATTCGACGTGCCATATCAACAGCCGATAATCGATGAATGGGAAAAAAAGGGTTACAGGTTTACGAAGAACACCAGAGGTTTTGATGTAGTCATAACGGGGGACACTCTTAAAAACGCCGCTGATTACGGAAAGACAATGCTGTGCTTTTTAAATCACGGAACAGGCATAAAGAATATACTCTACAGGGAGCTGGCAAAAGTTCCCGATCATAGGTATCAGATTTTTGTCGAGGGACCTCACAGGGTTGAATCTCTTCAAAAATCCGGTAGGCTGGGGAAAAATGAAGTTCACATCGTGGGGCTCCCTAAACTAGATTATTATTTCCAGGGAATGTTCAGCGATAGAACAGGGATTTTAAGCGATCTCGGTCTTGATCCGTCAAAGAAAACCGTGGTCTACGCGCCGACGTATAAGCCAACATCATTATACGACCTAAAAGACGACATATTTGAACAGACGAAGGACTATAACCTGATAATCAAACTCCATCCCTACAGCTGGATGGGGAAATACGCTCCTCACAATCAACACAGAATATATGAAAGAAAAATGAAAAAATATTCTCACGCGGTACTGTTGCCTTTCGAATCATACAGCATAGTGCCCTATTACTCAGTAGCGGATACATTGATTGGCGAAGCTTCGAGCACGGTTTTCGACTTTCTCGCTCTCGGCAAATTCGGAATCGTCTACGATTTACCCTGCGATAAGCTGAACCATTCCGACGGAGAGCCACTTCTCGAGATTGACAACCGAGAATTTTTAAAAGGTGCTTTTGTCCACGTAAAAAGCGGAAAAGATTTAAGCATTGCTGTTGAAAGAGCTCTTAATCCGACACCGGATATGGTTCGGAAAGCTGATGAATACAGGCAAACCCTCTTTTATAAGCTCGACGGGAACGCTTCAAAAAGGTTCGTTCAGAAAATGGAAGAACTTTTAAAAGAGGGCGGTCACGAAAACAATCCGAATGAGGCTCTCGTAAATTGA